AGAAAGTTATTTTGGCTAGCCAGTTTTAAATCACATCTACACCAATGTTCTCTATTATAGCTAACCTTTGATATTTAATTTTGAATTTGAAATTGTAAATTGCATAACCCTAATTTTTCAACAGCTATATTTCAAATTGAAAGGTCCTATACAGAGGAAGATAGATATCTATGTTCATATCAGATATGACATCTTCCAAATTAAAGTGAAATTAGATCAAAATATCGTCTACGCAAACAAATGATATCGAAGGGATATGTATTAGGATAAAACAAGATTCTGTGCAAAAAGATACATATAAGCTATCAGACCATATCACAAAGATATGATACACATCTATTTGTGAGATATGTATAATGGGAAGATTTGGCAAAGTAACAAACGATGGAAGTTGATCATTCTCATTTACTTGCTTTCTTGATGGAAAGATTTGTTGATTTATTTGATAAACATGGCAAAGCAATAATATATATTGATCCCCTATTTTTCAACCTTTAATCCCATATTAACTTCTTTTAGTTTATAGACATCTCATTTCTATTGTGTCAAATGGTGAGTCAATCCATAGCAAGTCATTGGATGCATAAGAGGTTCTTGAAAAAGAGCAATATCGCAGACGAAAAGTATGAAGATGACCTTATTAAGAGTGTTGTTGAAGAGAGGGAAAGACCAGTACGTCGTGGTTCAATGAAAGGTCATAATTTTGTTCCACGCAATATAGCTAAAGGTCACAAAAACCTCTACCGTGACTACTTTGCTGATCCACCTATATTTCCTGATAATGTTTTTCGGAGAAGGTTTCGAATGAGACGTCATGTTTTTGATAGAATTCACAATGCAGTGCTTTCATGTGATCCATACTTTGTGCAAAAGAGGAATGCTGTTGGAGCTATCGGCTTGTCATCCTATCAAAAGATAACTGCTGCACTACGAATGCTTGCTTATGGAGTTCCAGCTGATAATGTAGATGAGTATGTGCGAATTGGTCAGACTACTACTCTAAATAGTCTGAAAAGGTTTGTTAATGCTGTAGTTGTTCTGTTTGGTGATGAGTACTTGAGATCACCAAATAGAAACGACATAACTAGATTGCTTTTGATTGGTGAAAAGCATGGGTTTCCTGGAATGTTAGGAAGCATAGACTGTATGCATTGGAGATGGAAAAATTGTCCATCTGCATGGCAAGGTATGTATTCTGGTCACTACCACAAACCAACAATTATATTGGAAGCAGTAGCTTCATATCATCTTTGAATTTGGCATGCATTTTTTGGGTTGCCAGGATCTCACAATGATATCAATGTGTTAGATCGATCTTCTTTATTTGATGACCTAGCCGCAGGACGTGCTCCTCCTGTCAACTATTTAGTGAATGGCAAACCATATAATATGGGATACTACCTTGTTGATGGTATATATCCGACATGGGCGACATTTGTAAAGACAATACCCGCTCCACAAGGAAATAAGAAGAAGCACTTTGCTAAACAACAAGAGGGAGCAAGAAAAGATGTAGAGCGCGCATTTGGAGTACTCCAAGCACGTTTTGCAATCGTGCGAGGACCAGCACGTTTATGGAATCAAGAGACACTTAAGGATATCATGACAACATGCATAATAATGCACAATATGATTGTTGAAGACGAGCGGGATGATGACCAATATATTAAAGATATTAGTCAAGATCGTGATTGTGAAACTGATCAAATCATTCAGGATTATGATATAGTTGGAGAGCCTTCAAATGTATTACCATCAAATGAGCGAACACAAACACTAATGGAGTTCATTGACAACCATCTCCATATTAAAGATGCTGAGACTCATTCTAGACTACAAGGTGATCTTATCGAACACTTGTGGCAGCTACATGGAGGAGACTGAATTATCATTTTGTAGTACTCAGTATTGGCTTATGTTTCAATTACAAGTGAATAAAACAGAGTATTTGTGTTGTAACTTTAATAACTATGGTGAAATTACAAGTGTACTTTAGTACACACACCACAGTTTACAATGCATGTACCTCTGGTTCTAGAATCTTGATGTACATGTTGAACAGTAAAATGAGATTACTAATGCAGTAAGCTTTTGAACTCAATACAAGTAGTCTGACATGAGTAATGCATAAGGCACAATATTTAAGTAAACCTGAATAGATTACTAATTATTTCAAAACTTGCAGAAATAAATTATTGAAACTCTTTCAAGTCTCTTAACGAAAACATATTGAAGATAAAAGTGCATCATCAGCTCTCAATGTAGCTGGAAACGTATAACTTTCAGAGCAATATAAAATTAGAAAAGAAAGGGATTTGCACCTAAAAATGAACTGACAACTAGTTCCCATCAGCAGCTCTTTTTGTGATGATTTTTTGTTGATCCTCTGAAATATTCTGCACGAACTAGTTCCATTGTAGAAGTATCCATTGCCATTATTGTATTGTCCTCTTTTCGAACTTGAATTTCAAGTTCCTGTTTCCTCAGCTTGATGTTCTCTTGTTCAACATTATACATTAGTTGAAATTGCTCATCCTCCTTACGAGCGTGTTCAACTTTCAGAGCATAATAGTCTCCTAATTCGGACTGGGCTGCTCCGACTTTCTCTATAGCTTTTGCATTCTTTGCCAAGGTCTTGGCAGCCTTTTTTCCTATAGGCCTCACCAAGCCTTGAGCCTCATTGCCTTGACCATCACCATCAGGTAAATCGACTGTATCCGGGCTAGCAGATGGAGTGTCAAGAGATGGAGTGATAGGAGATGGAGTTGCAGGAATCGTCTTTGGTTTTTTCCTAGAGAGTTCCAAGTTCCATTTTGGGTGGAACTTCAACAGATTCCAATAATGCTCATATGCAAAGTTTCTTTTTAGCAATTTCCTAAACTTTTGTTTGGCTTCTAGCATCTGCACAAACATAAAAACAAAATATAGAGTTAGTTATTCTATATATAATACGTAACTTGAAATATATCACATTAGTAATCTGGATTACCTTATCTTGTTCAGTTGTACCACTTGCTCTTTTCCTTTCAACTTCAGCATAAATGCCACAAAATTTGTTAACATCAAGTTGAATTCCAGACCAATGATTCATGAGAGAACCCTTATTACGATCACACTCTAGTTCAAAGGTCTTCTCAGCATAGAAATACTCCCAAATTCTTTTCCAATATGCATCACCTTTTTTATCATTTCCTATTATTGGATCAAGGGAAGTATTGAGCCAGGCAGAGACAAGAAGGATGTCTTCTTGACTAGAGAAATTCTTGGCTCTTTTAGCTTTCTTTGTGGTTTGAGATTCACTCTGAACACCAACTTGACTTTGAATAGGGCTCTGACTATAGCTAATACCATCACCAGATGCAGGATTACCAAAATTCGGAAACATATTTTCATTATTCCCTGAGCTTCCACTGAGGATACTGGCATAATTTAAAATATCATCTCCTAAATCTATTTCAACAAGAGGGACTTGAGTAGAATCCATCTACATGTAAATAGAGTTGATAAAGCATGAGAAAAGATTCAGAGAACATGTCAAAACAAAGTAAGAAAACAAGTATATCCCATCAATTTCATCAAGTATGTAATCCATACACGATCCAACATCCATCCAAAGCATATACATATATAAACTAACCTCTATCTCATTCAAATGATTTAGATCCAGTATCTGATATATCACCAATCTATTCATGTTTCAAGAAATTGCAAGGTAGTATATATATATATGATTAATCAAACAAATTTCATGCTTACCGAACCAAAATTTGAGAATATCCCCAAATCCCTTGACGAACCCACAATATTTTTGTCGCC
The window above is part of the Fragaria vesca subsp. vesca linkage group LG2, FraVesHawaii_1.0, whole genome shotgun sequence genome. Proteins encoded here:
- the LOC101296748 gene encoding uncharacterized protein LOC101296748, whose protein sequence is MVSQSIASHWMHKRFLKKSNIADEKYEDDLIKSVVEERERPVRRGSMKGHNFVPRNIAKGHKNLYRDYFADPPIFPDNVFRRRFRMRRHVFDRIHNAVLSCDPYFVQKRNAVGAIGLSSYQKITAALRMLAYGVPADNVDEYVRIGQTTTLNSLKRFVNAVVVLFGDEYLRSPNRNDITRLLLIGEKHGFPGMLGSIDCMHWRWKNCPSAWQGSHNDINVLDRSSLFDDLAAGRAPPVNYLVNGKPYNMGYYLVDGIYPTWATFVKTIPAPQGNKKKHFAKQQEGARKDVERAFGVLQARFAIVRGPARLWNQETLKDIMTTCIIMHNMIVEDERDDDQYIKDISQDRDCETDQIIQDYDIVGEPSNVLPSNERTQTLMEFIDNHLHIKDAETHSRLQGDLIEHLWQLHGGD
- the LOC101297037 gene encoding glutathione S-transferase T3-like, with the protein product MDSTQVPLVEIDLGDDILNYASILSGSSGNNENMFPNFGNPASGDGISYSQSPIQSQVGVQSESQTTKKAKRAKNFSSQEDILLVSAWLNTSLDPIIGNDKKGDAYWKRIWEYFYAEKTFELECDRNKGSLMNHWSGIQLDVNKFCGIYAEVERKRASGTTEQDKMLEAKQKFRKLLKRNFAYEHYWNLLKFHPKWNLELSRKKPKTIPATPSPITPSLDTPSASPDTVDLPDGDGQGNEAQGLVRPIGKKAAKTLAKNAKAIEKVGAAQSELGDYYALKVEHARKEDEQFQLMYNVEQENIKLRKQELEIQVRKEDNTIMAMDTSTMELVRAEYFRGSTKNHHKKSC